The Pseudomonadota bacterium genome has a window encoding:
- a CDS encoding sugar ABC transporter ATP-binding protein, producing MAAPLLVLENVSKRFGSTLALSDMSVELHPGEVHAIVGENGAGKSTMIKIMTGIHRPTEGRVLVDGKPVAISGSQAARNLGIAAIYQEPMVFPDLDVAENIFIAEVGGGLFHNRSKQRKGARKLIERIGMDLDVDRTAAGLTLAEQQAVEIARALSQDVRVLIMDEPTASLSAHEAEQLRRVARQLAADGVSVVYISHRLEEIFEVADRVTVIRDGEHISTRPIGDTNTDTIIAEMVGREVGNYFAKADSHATDDTILSVDGLSLDGVFENVSFDLKRGEILAMAGLIGARRTDVALALFGITPPTNGTVRYKGEPLSITSPKQAMDAGIAYVSEDRRKLGLAMPMAIRANISLATLGTLLSKLGLINRPKEDATAHQFRERLNIRTPDVETEVDMLSGGNQQKVMLAKWLNMEPDLLIFDEPTRGIDVGAKAEVHDLIRDFVKRGGAAIVISSDLPEVLAMGDRILIMREGEQMAILDHAEASQERIMALATGQLRREAAA from the coding sequence ATGGCTGCCCCCCTTCTCGTCCTTGAGAACGTCTCCAAGCGTTTCGGCTCGACGCTGGCGCTTAGCGACATGTCTGTCGAACTTCACCCAGGCGAGGTTCACGCCATCGTCGGCGAGAACGGCGCGGGCAAGTCGACCATGATCAAGATCATGACCGGCATACACCGCCCGACAGAAGGCCGGGTTCTGGTCGATGGCAAACCGGTTGCCATTTCCGGCTCACAGGCGGCCCGTAATCTCGGCATCGCCGCAATCTATCAGGAGCCCATGGTCTTCCCTGACCTCGATGTCGCCGAGAACATCTTCATCGCAGAGGTCGGCGGCGGTCTTTTTCACAACCGGAGCAAGCAGCGTAAGGGTGCACGCAAACTCATTGAGCGTATCGGGATGGATCTCGACGTCGACCGCACCGCCGCAGGCCTCACGCTTGCCGAACAGCAGGCCGTCGAGATCGCCCGAGCCTTATCGCAAGACGTCCGCGTTTTGATTATGGATGAGCCCACAGCATCGCTTTCCGCCCACGAAGCGGAGCAACTGCGAAGGGTCGCGAGACAACTCGCTGCCGATGGCGTCTCCGTCGTCTATATCTCGCACAGGCTCGAAGAAATCTTCGAAGTCGCCGACCGCGTGACCGTCATCCGAGATGGAGAGCACATATCCACTCGGCCCATCGGAGACACCAACACCGACACCATCATAGCGGAGATGGTCGGCCGCGAAGTCGGAAACTACTTTGCTAAGGCCGACAGCCACGCGACCGATGACACCATTCTCTCCGTCGATGGCCTGTCGCTTGACGGTGTGTTTGAAAACGTCTCGTTCGACCTTAAACGTGGCGAAATCCTCGCCATGGCGGGGCTGATTGGGGCCCGCCGGACTGATGTTGCCCTCGCTCTGTTCGGTATCACACCTCCAACTAATGGAACGGTTCGCTATAAGGGTGAGCCATTGTCCATCACCTCGCCGAAGCAGGCTATGGACGCGGGCATCGCCTACGTCTCCGAAGATCGCCGCAAACTCGGCCTCGCAATGCCTATGGCGATCCGCGCCAATATCTCATTGGCAACCCTTGGCACGTTGCTGTCCAAACTGGGGCTCATCAACCGTCCAAAGGAAGATGCGACCGCCCATCAGTTCCGCGAGCGGCTCAACATCCGAACACCTGATGTGGAGACCGAAGTGGACATGCTGTCGGGCGGCAACCAGCAAAAGGTGATGCTCGCCAAGTGGCTCAACATGGAGCCCGATCTGCTGATCTTCGATGAGCCAACACGGGGTATTGATGTCGGCGCTAAAGCCGAAGTCCACGACCTGATCCGCGACTTTGTGAAACGGGGAGGCGCGGCCATCGTTATCTCATCCGATCTTCCCGAAGTGCTCGCCATGGGTGACCGCATCCTCATCATGCGTGAAGGCGAGCAGATGGCGATCCTTGATCACGCCGAAGCGAGTCAGGAGCGGATTATGGCGCTTGCGACCGGCCAGCTTCGACGGGAGGCTGCCGCCTGA
- a CDS encoding ABC transporter permease: MAERSALSTMWARVQTWEGFLVCALIFIVLMNTALSPQFMTLTNQINLFQLSIEKIIVALVMTFVIINAEIDLSVGSMIGLAACAFGFLFQAGVDPVLAIGIVLVIGALGGALNGVFIAYVGLPSLVVTLATLIGFRGLARVLVEDRGITDFPEWFDALGQKGLVGPIPFALIAFFVLFAVLWVVLQRSGFGRQTYVIGTNREVAAFAGIDTARHKLILFTGSGLVSAFAGLLYAARVGAVRGDVALGFELDIITMVLLGGVSIFGGSGTMLGTLLAILIVLNLRNGMALLNITGHIQTGVIGILLIASVLLPRLNLGKWLGSPASREPSA; encoded by the coding sequence ATGGCTGAGCGCTCAGCACTCTCCACGATGTGGGCCCGGGTGCAGACCTGGGAAGGTTTCCTCGTCTGCGCACTTATCTTCATCGTCCTCATGAACACGGCTCTCTCGCCGCAATTCATGACGCTGACGAACCAGATCAATCTGTTCCAGCTATCGATCGAAAAGATTATCGTCGCGCTCGTGATGACATTCGTCATCATCAACGCCGAGATAGATCTGTCGGTCGGCTCGATGATAGGCCTGGCCGCCTGCGCCTTCGGCTTTTTGTTCCAGGCCGGTGTCGATCCGGTTCTAGCCATCGGCATTGTGCTCGTCATCGGCGCACTCGGAGGCGCGCTCAACGGCGTCTTCATCGCCTATGTCGGCCTGCCTTCACTGGTCGTCACACTCGCGACGCTCATCGGATTCCGCGGCCTCGCCCGTGTACTGGTCGAAGATCGCGGCATCACCGATTTCCCCGAATGGTTTGACGCTCTTGGTCAGAAAGGTCTCGTCGGCCCGATCCCGTTTGCTCTCATCGCATTCTTCGTCCTGTTCGCGGTACTTTGGGTGGTGCTCCAACGCTCCGGCTTCGGACGGCAGACCTATGTAATCGGGACCAATCGGGAGGTCGCGGCCTTTGCCGGTATCGATACAGCGCGCCATAAGCTGATACTGTTCACAGGTTCGGGCCTCGTGTCAGCCTTCGCTGGCCTGCTCTACGCAGCCCGTGTTGGTGCGGTCCGTGGCGATGTCGCGCTCGGCTTCGAGCTTGATATCATAACCATGGTACTGCTCGGCGGCGTAAGCATATTCGGCGGGTCAGGAACGATGCTGGGTACGCTGCTCGCCATTCTGATCGTGCTCAATCTGCGCAACGGCATGGCCCTTCTGAACATCACCGGGCATATCCAGACCGGTGTCATTGGTATCCTTCTCATCGCCTCAGTGCTGCTGCCGCGACTTAACCTGGGCAAATGGCTCGGCTCACCCGCCAGCCGAGAGCCGAGCGCATGA
- a CDS encoding ABC transporter permease: protein MRFLASLNPQTLRILALLLVLALVVLFFSTQINNYLNGRLFNRISSSVAIMALIATAQTLVILTRNIDLSVGSVVGFTAFATGSMIASFPNLHPLLLVSYSMLIGACFGAFNGFFVAYARVPAIIVTLATLALFRSLLVEFADGRSITSSQLPQWLTSFPNTRLLEIGQFQFRASFVVAVIVVITVHIALQKLRAARKLYAIGSNPEAAAMAGINQKATVFIAFVCAGALAGLAGFMFLARFGNITVVAGLGFELKSVAAAVVGGVNIFGGSGTVLGALIGAVLVDLIETSLVRWPLVSEFWREAVLGALILTAVALDAIVMRRLIALRAAKHHEKREKEIGTEPVVEARDG from the coding sequence ATGCGATTTCTGGCGAGCCTTAATCCGCAAACACTGCGCATCTTAGCGCTTCTGCTTGTGCTGGCTCTCGTGGTGCTCTTCTTCTCGACGCAGATCAACAACTACCTCAACGGACGGCTGTTCAACCGCATCTCGTCATCGGTTGCCATCATGGCCCTGATCGCGACCGCACAGACGCTCGTCATACTGACCCGAAACATCGATCTGTCGGTCGGGTCCGTGGTCGGCTTCACAGCCTTCGCCACGGGATCGATGATCGCGTCCTTCCCAAACCTGCATCCGCTTTTGCTGGTCAGCTATTCGATGCTGATCGGCGCTTGTTTCGGAGCGTTCAACGGTTTCTTTGTCGCCTATGCCCGCGTTCCGGCCATCATCGTGACGCTGGCAACCCTGGCTCTGTTCCGTTCCTTGTTGGTGGAGTTCGCCGATGGACGAAGCATCACCTCGTCGCAGCTACCGCAATGGTTGACCAGCTTCCCAAACACACGGCTGCTTGAGATCGGGCAGTTCCAATTCCGCGCATCTTTTGTGGTCGCCGTGATTGTGGTGATCACCGTTCACATCGCACTGCAGAAACTACGCGCTGCGCGCAAGCTTTACGCTATCGGGTCCAACCCCGAGGCGGCTGCCATGGCCGGCATCAATCAAAAGGCCACCGTCTTCATCGCCTTCGTTTGTGCCGGCGCGCTGGCGGGCCTTGCAGGGTTCATGTTTCTAGCTCGTTTCGGCAACATCACAGTCGTCGCAGGGCTCGGTTTCGAGCTGAAATCGGTCGCTGCAGCCGTGGTTGGAGGCGTCAACATCTTCGGCGGGTCGGGCACAGTGCTCGGCGCGTTGATTGGCGCGGTACTGGTCGATCTCATCGAAACCAGCCTCGTCAGGTGGCCTTTGGTCTCGGAGTTCTGGCGCGAAGCGGTGCTCGGAGCGCTGATCCTCACTGCCGTAGCCCTTGATGCGATCGTCATGCGGCGGCTCATCGCGCTGCGTGCGGCGAAGCACCATGAGAAACGGGAGAAGGAGATCGGAACCGAACCAGTGGTGGAGGCACGAGATGGCTGA